In Salmo trutta unplaced genomic scaffold, fSalTru1.1, whole genome shotgun sequence, a single window of DNA contains:
- the LOC115184952 gene encoding transmembrane protein 183A, producing MPKKGNRKRLKFRAGDVCSESVTVADFANADPAVVKSGRVKKAVANAIEKEVKMLCGLEGSQGSLQEVFSSASTLTGDTLESSDDLDPGEDGENEAKQARKKKNKRRKECSECSDGEDYTVDIWLVLASYIRPEDVCTFALICRNAWTVTCTAAFWTRLYRRHYSLDTHLPFRLQPDSIARKRCLRARVIRSLFHLYEPFSSRVSLNPALPESTPTTLLNSKCLLFWVNKVVGSRPDPMWEFNFKFVKPVVRCKGGLLLPRQYEDVHANPDSDCYLLQVTTLNFIFTSVVMGMTLALFNINVSMDMRHHRVRLVFQDSPPQRGRRGEQGGTQVVLDPVHSVRLMDWWHPQYPSSPYI from the exons ATGCCCAAGAAAGGGAACCGAAAACGGCTGAAATTTCGGGCCGGGGACGTCTGCTCGGAGTCAG TGACAGTTGCTGATTTCGCCAACGCCGACCCAGCCGTTGTGAAGTCAGGGAGGGTAAAAAAGGCAGTTGCCAATGCAATTGAAAAAGAAG TGAAGATGTTGTGTGGGCTAGAGGGGTCGCAGGGTTCACTACAGGAGGTGTTCTCGTCAGCATCCACCCTCACCGGAGACACACTGGAGAGTAGCGACGACCTCGACCccggggaggatggagagaacgAGGCCAAACAGGCCCGCAAGAAGAAGAACAAGAGGAGGAAAG AGTGCAGTGAGTGCAGTGATGGGGAGGACTACACAGTGGATATCTGGCTGGTGCTGGCTTCCTATATCCGTCCAGAGGATGTGTGTACGTTTGCTCTGATCTGCAGAAACGCCTGGACCGTCACCTGCACTGCAGCCTTCTGGACCAGACTTTACAGGAG ACACTACAGTCTGGATACTCACCTGCCGTTCCGTCTGCAGCCAGACTCCATAGCCAGGAAGCGTTGTCTACGGGCTCGCGTGATTCGCTCCCTCTTCCACCTGTATGAGCCATTCAGCTCACGTGTCTCCCTGAACCCTGCCCTCCCAGAGTCCACGCCCACCACGCTACTCAACTCCAAG TGTCTGCTGTTCTGGGTCAATAAGGTTGTGGGTTCTCGACCTGATCCTATGTGGGAGTTCAACTTCAAGTTTGTGAAGCCG GTGGTGAGGTGTAAGGGTGGTCTGTTGTTGCCCCGTCAGTATGAGGATGTCCATGCTAACCCAGACTCAGACTGCTACCTGCTGCAGGTCACCACCCTGAACTTCATCTTTACCTCCGTCGTCATGGGGATGACCCTCGCCCTG TTCAACATCAACGTCAGCATGGACATGCGTCACCACCGAGTGCGCCTGGTCTTCCAGGACTCTCCCCCCCagcgggggaggaggggggagcagGGGGGGACACAGGTGGTGCTGGATCCTGTACACAGCGTGAGACTCATGGACTGGTGGCATCCGCAGTACCCTTCCTCCCCCTATATCTAA